One segment of Candidatus Melainabacteria bacterium DNA contains the following:
- a CDS encoding DUF4239 domain-containing protein, whose protein sequence is MESTMQTVDHLPLWAFFLVVLVIAFLSTEVGHRIGAWRLRTRGTEPQASLGTIVASVLGLLAFMLGFTFNVALSRFDERRAAILDDANSIGTTYLRADFLEEPQRSQVKRLLRQYVQVRINGIVPGELNEISAKSQGLQNQLWSVAAAFGKEKPNPITGLFISSLNETIDMDSKRINIGIYARVPDSVWLVLFAVSMLSMLGVGYYSGQTGSRSWAEILLLVLTFALVTLLVADLDRPHEGFIKASQQPMESLQKQIGLP, encoded by the coding sequence ATGGAAAGCACAATGCAGACAGTCGATCACTTGCCTCTCTGGGCGTTTTTTCTAGTGGTTCTTGTCATCGCCTTTCTTTCGACTGAAGTCGGCCATCGCATCGGCGCGTGGCGCTTGAGGACGAGAGGAACCGAACCACAGGCTTCACTGGGTACGATTGTCGCGTCAGTGCTTGGGTTGCTCGCCTTCATGCTGGGGTTCACATTTAACGTCGCGCTGAGCCGGTTCGACGAGCGTCGTGCGGCGATTCTGGACGATGCGAACTCCATAGGAACGACGTATTTACGAGCTGACTTTTTAGAAGAGCCACAGCGTTCCCAGGTTAAGAGGTTGCTGCGGCAGTATGTTCAAGTTCGAATTAACGGCATCGTTCCTGGAGAACTTAATGAAATTTCTGCTAAGTCGCAAGGCTTGCAGAACCAACTCTGGTCTGTAGCAGCCGCTTTCGGCAAGGAAAAGCCAAACCCAATCACAGGGCTGTTCATAAGCTCGCTGAATGAAACGATTGATATGGATTCTAAGAGAATCAATATCGGCATTTACGCTCGCGTGCCCGACTCTGTTTGGCTGGTTCTCTTTGCTGTTTCAATGCTTTCGATGCTCGGTGTCGGGTATTACAGCGGGCAGACCGGCAGTCGTAGCTGGGCGGAGATACTTTTACTCGTATTGACATTTGCGCTCGTGACGTTGCTTGTTGCCGATCTGGATAGACCGCACGAGGGCTTTATAAAAGCCAGTCAGCAGCCGATGGAAAGTTTGCAGAAGCAGATTGGACTGCCTTAG